A window of Plutella xylostella chromosome 19, ilPluXylo3.1, whole genome shotgun sequence contains these coding sequences:
- the LOC125489965 gene encoding cilia- and flagella-associated protein 20-like — MYRERFQGGLLTLLSAGGHDPLKDWEVKKRDGYLQIFLDQDIKAMVLEIGGTNVSTAYLNCPKSNKEILGIAMPFLIMVIKNLNKYFTFEVTIMDDTNVRRRFRVANFQSCTKILQFSTAMPICLSEGWNQVQFNLADFTRRAYQRQYVETLRLKINANVRIRRIYFAERLMTEEELPPEYRLYFPLPPAKKKPCVCKEEKPDPDQVFAEETEKAEECLCEEEPLAPPSASAPDTSIKAAIEATEGGGDTVLESGAETKPAAGGECECNDVPQAKCTCGAEESKVLTCTCNLPQVEGTAEQGDAGDAAKATDCVCDVEAPPAREPSRNPSTAARASFK, encoded by the coding sequence ATGTACCGAGAAAGATTCCAAGGTGGTTTGCTGACATTGCTGAGCGCAGGCGGCCACGACCCACTCAAGGACTGGGAGGTGAAGAAACGAGATGGATACCTACAGATCTTCCTCGACCAAGATATCAAAGCCATGGTCTTAGAAATAGGCGGCACCAACGTGAGCACAGCCTACCTCAACTGTCCAAAAAGTAATAAAGAAATTCTAGGCATAGCAATGCCCTTCCTCATAATGGTAATAAAGAATCTGAACAAGTACTTTACATTCGAAGTGACCATAATGGACGACACAAATGTACGTCGTAGATTCAGGGTTGCCAACTTTCAGTCATGCACCAAGATCCTGCAGTTCTCAACAGCCATGCCCATATGTTTGTCCGAAGGTTGGAACCAAGTGCAGTTCAACCTGGCTGACTTCACACGGCGAGCTTATCAACGGCAGTACGTGGAGACGCTAAGACTGAAGATTAACGCTAACGTGCGTATAAGGAGGATTTACTTCGCTGAGAGGTTGATGACCGAGGAGGAGTTGCCACCTGAGTACAGGCTGTACTTCCCTCTACCGCCCGCAAAGAAGAAGCCATGTGTGTGCAAGGAGGAGAAACCTGATCCAGACCAAGTATTTGCTGAAGAAACAGAGAAAGCCGAAGAATGTCTTTGTGAGGAGGAGCCACTAGCGCCTCCATCAGCCAGCGCCCCAGATACAAGTATAAAGGCTGCTATCGAGGCTACAGAAGGTGGAGGAGACACGGTTCTGGAAAGTGGAGCGGAGACTAAGCCGGCAGCTGGTGGTGAGTGCGAATGCAATGACGTTCCCCAAGCCAAGTGCACTTGTGGTGCTGAAGAGAGCAAGGTCCTCACTTGCACGTGTAACCTGCCGCAAGTGGAAGGGACTGCAGAGCAGGGTGATGCCGGTGACGCTGCCAAGGCCACGGACTGCGTTTGCGATGTGGAGGCTCCTCCTGCAAGAGAACCTTCGCGCAATCCTTCAACCGCGGCAAGAGCCAGCTTTAAATAA
- the LOC119691832 gene encoding arp2/3 complex-activating protein rickA: MGKRKRSKDESELLEKVMKKVKKLVRKKRRISSSSSDGCETPSQGVCLSPAQSPASMNLCDYVPDEGNEDVTAATENVNLVTEEENSQLDPEVLELLGSDPTQVKEFGDDLHKEVANRWKHILLNGLTKEEKSELSKHYLPAENCAFIRPPKLNPEVKSALHDLNIKKDAYSEKKQDVMASCLSAIGKALNMTLTERHSDPELIKILSDAGRLLCDIHHRESVSRRFAIINAVNKSKRDTIKNTKIDHNLFGSNLTEHLKTSKAISVSASELRYNSSNHQHRAQLNTTMPRSQPALNVRGAPRAPVAEPRAYPRQPRRPPPPPPPAPAQWEYRRAPPPPPQATRPRNYSRPPQNRRR; encoded by the exons ATGgggaaaagaaaaagaagTAAAGATGAAAGTGAATTACTGGAAAAGGTAATGAAAAAAGTGAAGAAACTTGTCAGGAAGAAAAGAAGAATTTCCTCCTCGTCGTCGGATGGATGTGAGACACCTTCACAAGGTGTGTGTCTATCTCCTGCGCAATCGCCAGCAAGCATGAATCTCTGTGATTATGTCCCTGATGAAGGCAATGAAG ATGTTACCGCAGCTACCGAAAATGTAAATCTGGTTACGGAAGAAGAAAATAGCCAGCTGGACCCCGAGGTGCTGGAGTTACTTGGCTCTGACCCCACTCAAGTCAAGGAATTCGGTGACGACTTGCACAAGGAAGTCGCAAATAGATGGAAGCACATTCTGCTAAACGGGCTCACAAAGGAGGAGAAATCAGAGCTATCTAAACATTACTTACCAGCAGAAAACTGTGCATTTATCAGGCCACCTAAACTCAACCCAGAGGTGAAGTCGGCGCTACATGACCTTAATATAAAGAAGGATGCCTACTCTGAGAAGAAACAAGATGTCATGGCTAGTTGCCTCTCAGCAATTGGAAAAGCTTTAAATATGACACTAACAGAGAGGCATAGTGATCCAGAACTTATAAAAATTCTAAGTGATGCCGGCCGCCTATTATGTGATATCCATCACAGGGAGTCTGTATCGAGGCGGTTTGCCATTATCAATGCTGTTAACAAATCTAAAAGAGACACTATAAAGAACACTAAAATAGACCATAACCTATTTGGGTCCAACCTGACTGAACACCTGAAGACTTCAAAGGCCATATCTGTATCAGCTTCCGAGTTGAGATACAATTCTAGCAACCATCAACATCGTGCACAGCTGAACACTACCATGCCTCGTAGCCAACCAGCTTTAAACGTACGGGGGGCACCTCGGGCACCAGTCGCCGAGCCGCGAGCGTACCCCCGCCAGCCTCGGCGAccaccgccaccgccgccgccagcgcccgCGCAGTGGGAATACCGccgtgcgccgccgccgccgccgcaggcGACTCGTCCACGGAACTACAGCCGCCCACCGCAGAACCGACGCCGTTAA
- the LOC105383310 gene encoding cilia- and flagella-associated protein 20, with product MFKNTYQSGLLTIFYSCGSNPLSLWDLKVQNGHIKRVTDNEINSIVLEVVSTNITTTYITCPKNNISLGIKLPFLIIILKNLKRYFSFEIVVLDNKNMRRRFNISNFQSTTKIRPFCTTMPITLSGGWNQIQFNLSDFTHRAYGSKFTEVVRVQVHANTRLRRIYFSDRLYSEDELPHEYKLFLPLQPKQRIPKNEQQRDEAASKRAPIKFLSKVKKDEIDKTIRPVKVSVSEHTQKDANTDETKEAKNDGEIIGVKGSMLDNEVYGQPEPENDDALAAIMNEVKKVSDETVEYTIKLAEEKYLNHMKTLLAEDTEEVNEVLVVDSKKGGLNTYE from the coding sequence atgtttaaaaacacATACCAAAGTGGCTTATTGACGATTTTCTACAGCTGTGGTTCTAATCCTTTATCTTTATGGGATCTAAAGGTCCAAAATGGACACATAAAGCGAGTCACCGACAACGAAATTAACTCAATAGTGCTTGAGGTGGTGAGTACTAACATCACTACCACCTATATAACATGCCCGAAGAATAACATAAGCCTTGGAATCAAACTGCCTTttcttataataatactaaagaatttgaaaaggtatttttccTTCGAGATAGTGGTACTTGACAATAAAAACATGAGAAGAAGATTCAATATATCCAACTTTCAATCTACTACGAAAATCAGGCCCTTTTGTACGACTATGCCGATTACTTTGTCCGGTGGTTGGAATCAAATACAGTTTAATCTGTCAGATTTCACTCATAGGGCGTATGGGTCTAAGTTTACTGAGGTGGTGCGCGTACAGGTTCACGCTAATACAAGGCTGAGAAGAATATACTTCAGCGACCGCCTGTACTCAGAAGATGAACTACCCCATGAATATAAACTGTTCCTACCGCTACAGCCAAAACAGAGAATACCGAAAAATGAACAGCAAAGGGACGAAGCTGCTTCTAAACGAGCCCCCATCAAATTTCTATCCAAAGTTAAAAAAGATGAGATAGATAAGACAATAAGACCAGTTAAAGTATCAGTATCAGAACATACTCAAAAAGACGCCAACACAGATGAAACTAAGGAAGCCAAGAACGATGGTGAAATAATAGGAGTCAAAGGTAGCATGCTAGATAATGAAGTGTATGGCCAACCTGAACCTGAGAACGACGATGCATTGGCAGCAATAATGAACGAAGTTAAAAAGGTTAGTGATGAAACTGTAGAATACACAATAAAGCTAGCAGAAGAAAAATATCTCAACCACATGAAAACGTTGTTAGCTGAAGACACTGAAGAAGTTAACGAGGTACTCGTGGTTGATTCAAagaaaggtggacttaatacttatgaataa